The Thunnus albacares chromosome 21, fThuAlb1.1, whole genome shotgun sequence genome window below encodes:
- the phex gene encoding phosphate-regulating neutral endopeptidase PHEX: MELERLGGSGVKPERGNSRLYRIALAMCVCVCAALLLALILVAQRTKQEEFCLTPECIEAAGSILSKIDRSVNPCEDFYSFSCGGWLKENPIPEDSSSYGIYPWLRQHVDIRLKELLEAPSDPDELTAVSKAKILYRSCLNESTLERLDSKPMLKTLKQPEFRWPVVGDGLGGEYEWSEGQWNLLKTVAEMRNQHSKSVLIRLYVSPDDKNSSHYIIKLDQASLSLPSREDYITNTSSAQAYRAALLSLMVDTAVMLGAPEKAALTQMEKALAFETKLAHILIPYENRTSENMYNKYTLSRLQRHIPQFDWLGFVKTVVESKGDPARSISSSEPIIVRAPQYFKELFKLINATEPRTVANYVQWRTVFSRITTLSRRFLYRYLDYARVTTGTTSLTPRWDKCVNYVENSLVYATGRLFVNTHFQEDKKHMMEELIQGVRWAFIDMLKKENDWMDEPTKKRAIEKAHAVLAKVGYPEFILNDTYLNEDLKQLEFSETDYYGNVMQTLKFIAQSDIGWLRKSVPRTEWFTNPTTVNAFYSSSTNQIRFPAGELQKPFFWGKEYPRSLSYGAIGVIVGHELTHGFDNNGRKYDKNGNLDQWWSNSSVTAFNEKTQCMIDQYNGYHWEEARLNVRGKRTLAENIADNGGIREAFRAYRRWIDETRGGVEEPLLPGVGLNNNQLFFLSYAHVRCNSYRPEAARDQIQSGAHSPPKYRVIGAMSNFEEFRKTFSCSESSVMNRGAHSCRVW; encoded by the exons ATGGAACTGGAGCGTTTAGGTGGCAGCGGGGTTAAACCTGAGCGGGGCAACAGTCGTCTCTACAGGATAGCGCtggccatgtgtgtgtgtgtctgtgccgcTCTGCTGCTCGCACTCATACTGG TTGCTCAAAGAACCAAGCAGGAGGAGTTCTGCCTGACCCCAGAATGCATTGAAGCAG CGGGGTCTATTCTGAGTAAAATTGACCGGTCCGTTAACCCCTGCGAGGACTTTTATAGTTTCTCCTGTGGGGGTTGGCTAAAGGAGAACCCGATCCCTGAGGATTCCTCCTCGTATGGCATCTACCCCTGGCTGCGACAGCATGTTGACATCAGACTCAAAG aGTTACTCGAAGCTCCTTCAGACCCTGATGAACTGACGGCAGTGTCCAAGGCTAAGATCCTCTACCGCTCCTGTTTGAATGAGA GCACACTGGAGCGGTTGGACTCCAAACCGATGCTGAAAACACTTAAACAGCCAGAGTTTCGGTGGCCCGTTGTGGGGGACGGGCTCGGCGGGGAGTACGAGTGGTCTGAGGGTCAATGGAACCTGCTGAAGACGGTGGCAGAGATGAGGAACCAGCACAGTAAGAGCGTCCTGATTCGCCTGTACGTCTCCCCAGATGACAAAAACTCCTCCCACTACATCATCAAG CTGGATCAGGCATCCTTGTCTCTGCCCTCCAGGGAGGACTACATCACCAACACTTCCTCTGCCCAGGCG tatCGTGCAGCCTTGCTGAGTTTGATGGTGGATACAGCCGTCATGCTGGGCGCTCCAGAGAAAGCAGCACTGACCCAGATGGAAAAGGCTCTTGCCTTCGAGACCAAACTGGCTCAT ATCCTGATTCCCTATGAAAACCGCACCAGTGAAAACATGtacaacaaatacacactctCCCGCCTGCAGCGCCACATACCACAG tttgactggttgggttttGTGAAGACTGTGGTGGAGTCTAAAGGCGACCCGGCTCGGTCCATCTCCTCCTCCGAGCCCATCATCGTCCGAGCTCCGCAGTACTTCAAGGAACTTTTCAAACTCATTAATGCCACAGAGCCcag GACTGTTGCTAACTACGTACAATGGAGGACAGTTTTCTCCAGGATCACCACTCTGAGCCGCCGTTTCCTCTACAGATACCTCGACTACGCTCGG GTAACCACGGGAACCACCTCTCTGACCCCGCGCTGGGATAAGTGTGTTAATTATGTCGAGAACTCGCTGGTTTATGCCACCGGGCGCCTTTTTGTCAACACACACTTCCAGGAGGACAAGAAACATATG ATGGAGGAGCTGATTCAGGGCGTTCGCTGGGCGTTCATCGACATGCTGAAGAAAGAGAACGACTGGATGGATGAACCAACGAAGAAGAGAGCCATAGAAAAG GCTCACGCAGTGCTGGCTAAGGTCGGCTACCCTGAGTTTATTCTGAATGACACCTACCTCAATGAAGATTTAAAGCAG ctAGAGTTCAGTGAGACAGACTACTACGGGAATGTGATGCAGACGTTGAAGTTTATCGCCCAATCTGATATCGGCTGGCTCCGAAAGAGCGTCCCACGCACCGA GTGGTTCACAAACCCCACGACCGTGAACGCCTTCTACAGTTCCTCCACCAATCAAATCA GATTCCCTGCCGGTGAGCTTCAGAAACCTTTCTTTTGGGGGAAGGAGTATCCGAG GTCTTTGAGTTACGGCGCCATCGGGGTGATAGTCGGACACGAGTTGACGCACGGCTTCGACAATAACG gTCGAAAGTACGACAAGAACGGCAACCTTGACCAGTGGTGGAGCAACTCGTCCGTAACAGCCTTCAATGAGAAGACTCAGTGTATGATTGATCAGTATAATGGCTACCACTGGGAGGAGGCGAGGTTGAAC gTGCGGGGTAAGAGGACGCTGGCAGAGAACATAGCagacaacggaggaataagagaAGCTTTTAGG GCGTACAGGCGGTGGATAGATGAGACCAGAGGAGGCGTGGAGGAGCCTCTGCTGCCTGGAGTCGGACTGAACAACAATCAACTGTTCTTCCTCAGCTACGCACAT GTGAGATGTAACTCATACAGACCAGAGGCAGCCAGGGACCAGATACAGAGTGGAGCCCACAGTCCACCAAAATACAG AGTCATCGGAGCGATGAGTAACTTCGAAGAGTTCCGCAAAACGTTCAGCTGTTCCGAGTCGTCGGTCATGAACAGAGGCGCACACTCCTGCCGGGTgtggtga